A region from the Benincasa hispida cultivar B227 chromosome 12, ASM972705v1, whole genome shotgun sequence genome encodes:
- the LOC120068289 gene encoding methionine gamma-lyase-like — protein MTTEVKAHDTSLPCWNIDNKKFSYQTKSATPMVTSWPMGDEDPAATLAMARPEFGEHGGVNMSIENSITFTVMEAETMRMMFEGELGPERDFFIYSRHFNPTVLALSRQMAALEGTEAAYCTSSGMAAVSSVLLQLVSSGGHIVASRTLYGGTHALLSHFLPRVCNITTTFVDVKDHEMVRDAMVEGKTKVLYFETVANPTLTVANVPELSRMAHEKGVTVVVDNTFSPMIISPARLGADVVVHSCSKFISGGADIIAGAVCGSKNLVNSMMDLHQGTLMLLGPTMNAKVASEISQRIPHLGLRMKEHSHRALVFAQRMKNLGLKVTYPGLNDHPDHQLLSYIANKDYGYGGVLCIDMGTEERANRLMNLLQNHTHFGLMAVSLGFFETLMSCSGSSTSSELNSKEKELAGISPGLIRMSVGYVGTLEQKWSQLEKALLKMKI, from the exons ATGACGACTGAAGTAAAAGCTCACGACACTTCCCTCCCATGCTGGAACATTGACAACAAAAAGTTCAGTTACCAGACGAAATCGGCCACGCCGATGGTGACATCATGGCCAATGGGAGACGAGGATCCGGCGGCCACTCTAGCAATGGCCCGTCCCGAGTTTGGAGAGCACGGTGGCGTGAACATGTCGATTGAAAACTCGATAACATTCACAGTGATGGAGGCAGAAACGATGCGTATGATGTTCGAAGGGGAGTTGGGCCCCGAACGAGACTTCTTTATCTATAGCCGCCACTTCAACCCGACCGTCCTGGCCCTCAGCCGGCAGATGGCGGCGTTGGAAGGGACCGAAGCGGCGTATTGCACGTCAAGTGGGATGGCTGCCGTTTCATCTGTTTTGCTGCAGCTTGTGAGCTCCGGTGGGCATATCGTGGCGTCGAGGACGCTCTATGGCGGCACTCACGCGTTGCTGTCGCATTTTCTGCCGAGGGTATGCAACATAACGACGACGTTTGTGGATGTGAAGGACCATGAAATGGTTAGAGATGCCATGGTAGAGGGAAAGACGAAG GTATTGTATTTCGAGACGGTGGCGAACCCGACATTGACGGTGGCAAACGTCCCAGAGCTGAGCCGGATGGCGCACGAGAAGGGGGTTACGGTGGTTGTCGATAATACGTTCTCGCCCATGATCATCTCACCGGCGAGGCTCGGTGCTGACGTCGTGGTTCATAGCTGCTCCAAGTTTATCAGCGGAGGAGCAGACATTATTGCCG GAGCTGTTTGTGGATCTAAAAATTTAGTGAATTCTATGATGGACCTTCACCAAGGCACATTGATGCTTCTTGGGCCAACAATGAATGCTAAAGTTGCATCGGAAATCTCTCAAAGAATTCCTCATTTAGGCCTCCGAATGAAAGAGCACTCTCACAGAGCTTTAGTTTTCGCTCAAAGAATGAAGAATCTCGGCCTTAAAGTGACATACCCTGGCCTAAACGATCACCCTGACCACCAACTTCTAAGCTACATAGCAAACAAAGACTACGGCTACGGCGGAGTTCTGTGCATTGACATGGGGACCGAAGAGAGAGCCAACAGGCTCATGAATCTCCTTCAAAATCACACACATTTTGGTCTCATGGCTGTTAGCTTGGGCTTCTTCGAGACTCTAATGTCATGCTCTG GTAGCAGCACGAGTAGCGAGTTGAATAGCAAGGAGAAGGAACTGGCTGGCATTTCTCCAGGATTGATTAGGATGTCTGTTGGATATGTTGGAACCCTAGAGCAGAAATGGAGCCAATTGGAGAAAGCAttgttgaagatgaagatttgA
- the LOC120066979 gene encoding uncharacterized protein LOC120066979: MLMENFFRSKEYWELVEPGYVEPASELLQTEAQRKKNDEMKLKDLKVKNYLFQAIDRTVLETILKKNTSKEIWNAMKKKFEGNARVKRSHLQALRRDFEILEMKSSEKSDRNTSPEVKDIDTLTIDELQSSLIVHEQKFQRRSGEEQVLKVTNDEGRGRGRGSYRGRGRGRGRANFNKANVQCYRCQKLGHYQYECPKNKEANYAEIDEEEEMLLMSYEELHGVKREDTWFLDSGVLIICVVIDPCLVSSMKISDIQ, translated from the exons ATGTTGATGGAAAACTTCTTTCGATCCAAGGAATATTGGGAGTTGGTCGAACCTGGATATGTTGAACCAGCTAGCGAATTGTTGCAAACAGAAGCCCAacgaaagaaaaatgatgagatgaAGCTGAAAGACTTGAAAGTAAAGAATTATCTCTTTCAAGCCATTGATCGTACAGTTTTAGAAACCATTCTCAAGAAGAACACTTCTAAAGAAATATGGAATGCAATGAAGAAAAAGTTTGAAGGCAATGCAAGGGTCAAGAGGTCTCATCTACAAGCTCTTCGTAGAGACTTTGAAATTCTTGAGATGAAGTCTAGTGAAAAGAGTGACAGAAATACTTCTCCAGA AGTAAAAGATATTGATACTCTCACTATTGATGAGTTGCAAAGTTCTTTGATAGTACATGAACAAAAGTTTCAGCGACGAAGCGGAGAGGAGCAAGTCTTGAAGGTGACGAATGATGAAGGAAGAGGTCGAGGTCGAGGCAGCTacagaggaagaggaagaggaaggggTCGAGCAAATTTCAACAAAGCAAATGTGCAGTGTTAccgatgccaaaaacttgggCATTACCAATATGAGTGTCCTAAAAATAAAGAAGCAAACTATGCCGAAatcgatgaagaagaagaaatgcttCTAATGTCCTATGAGGAATTGCATGGAGTCAAAAGAGAAGATACATGGTTTCTTGATTCTGGTGTTCTAATCATATGTGTGGTGATCGATCCATGTTTAGTGAGCTCAATGAAGATTTCCGACATTCAGTGA